AAGCGTTTGCGGGCGGTGGCGAAGAGAAGATAGAAAAACAGCATGAGAAGGGCAAACTGACCGCAAGGGAAAGAATAGATATTCTCCTTGACGAAGACAGCTTCGAAGAATTCGACATGCTTGTCACACACAGGTCAACAAGTTTCGGCCTGGAAAAGAAGAAGATCCCCGGTGACGGCGTGGTTACCGGTTACGGAACCATAGACGGCAGGCAAGTGTACGTTTTCTCCCACGATTTCACGGTCCTGGGCGGCAGTCTTTCCGAAACCTTTGCTGAAAAGATTCTTAAAATAATGGATATGGCCGCCATGAACGGAGCCCCCCTGATAGGGCTAAACGATTCCGGCGGCGCGAGGATACAGGAGGGCATTGAAAGTCTTGCCGGTTACGGAAAGATATTCCTTAAGAACGTACTTTATTCAGGGGTTATTCCCCAGATATCAGCTATACTGGGCCCCTGCGCCGGAGGAGCCGTCTACAGCCCGGCAATAACCGATTTCACTATAATGGTTGAAAATACAAGCTACATGTTCGTTACGGGTCCTACAGTTGTGAAGGCTGTTACCGGGGAAGTTGTTACGAAGGATCAGCTCGGAGGACCGGGTATCCACAGCAAACGGAGTGGAGTATGCAGCATTGTGTGTGAAGAAGAGCGGGAAGCTCTTCTTCTTATCAGAAAACTCATCAGTTACATTCCGCAGAACAACATGGAAGATCCCATCAGTATGCCATGCGCAGATCCTCCTGACAGGATGGAAATGTGGCTGGACGAATTCGTGCCGGACAACCCCAACAAACCCTACGAAATGCGTACGATCATAGAAGCTGTTACGGACAACGGCGAATTCCTTGAAATCCAGCGGGCCTACGCTCCCAACATCGTCATCGGTTTCGCAAGGATGAACGGCCGTTCGGTGGGAATCGTGGCGAACCAGCCTTCCTATCTTGCAGGGGTGCTGGACAACAACGCATCGATTAAAGCAGCCCGTTTTGTACGCTTCTGCGACGCGTTCAACATTCCCGTGGTAACCATTGTGGATGTGCCCGGTTTCATGCCCGGAACTGTACAGGAATACGGCGGGATAATCAGGAACGGCGCCAAGCTTCTGTTCGCCTATGCCGAGGCGACCGTACCAAAGATCACGGTAATTACCAGGAAGGCTTACGGCGGCGCCTACGATGTGATGAGTTCCAAGCATATCAGGGCGGATATCAATTACGCCTGGCCCACCGCGGAAATAGCCGTTATGGGACCCGACGGGGCGGTAGAGATCATATTCCGCCGTGAGATTCAGGAGGCAAAAGATCCCGTTGCCAGAAAGAAGGAACTGGTGGACCAGTACCGCGACAAATTCGCCAACCCTTACGATGCGGCTTCAAGAGGTTATCTGGATGATGTGATTATGCCATCCAATACAAGGTTCCGGATTATCAAGGCCCTTGAGATGCTTGCCGGAAAAAGACAGACACTGCCTCCCAAGAAACATGGAAACATCCCGTTATGATATGGTCTGCATTCATCGCCCTTACAGTTTTCCAATCGAGTTCAGCTGTCATTGAAAGTGGGCTGGGGATAGCCCTGGTAGGCATGGCAACCGTATTTTTCGGTCTTGTTCTGCTGTCTTTCGTACTCCCCGCTCTCGAGAGATGGGTTGAGGATAGATTCGGTCTGGATAGAAAGAAAAAAGAATCTCTTTTACATCAGGATAATGATAGAATCATGACATCGGAGGAAGTAGCCGCGGTATCCGCGGCAATTCATGCCCACTTCTGCCT
The genomic region above belongs to Candidatus Aegiribacteria sp. and contains:
- a CDS encoding acyl-CoA carboxylase subunit beta, translated to MSSLEKADKLRALREKAFAGGGEEKIEKQHEKGKLTARERIDILLDEDSFEEFDMLVTHRSTSFGLEKKKIPGDGVVTGYGTIDGRQVYVFSHDFTVLGGSLSETFAEKILKIMDMAAMNGAPLIGLNDSGGARIQEGIESLAGYGKIFLKNVLYSGVIPQISAILGPCAGGAVYSPAITDFTIMVENTSYMFVTGPTVVKAVTGEVVTKDQLGGPGIHSKRSGVCSIVCEEEREALLLIRKLISYIPQNNMEDPISMPCADPPDRMEMWLDEFVPDNPNKPYEMRTIIEAVTDNGEFLEIQRAYAPNIVIGFARMNGRSVGIVANQPSYLAGVLDNNASIKAARFVRFCDAFNIPVVTIVDVPGFMPGTVQEYGGIIRNGAKLLFAYAEATVPKITVITRKAYGGAYDVMSSKHIRADINYAWPTAEIAVMGPDGAVEIIFRREIQEAKDPVARKKELVDQYRDKFANPYDAASRGYLDDVIMPSNTRFRIIKALEMLAGKRQTLPPKKHGNIPL
- a CDS encoding OadG family protein codes for the protein MIWSAFIALTVFQSSSAVIESGLGIALVGMATVFFGLVLLSFVLPALERWVEDRFGLDRKKKESLLHQDNDRIMTSEEVAAVSAAIHAHFCLLDQVENMKLTWETYEKPFTPWKLAGRAEHIQESGSLQNRVRSR